GGTCTTGATCCGTCCGGGGACAGGAACGGGAAGCGCCGGACTGGAGGGATCGAGATCCGGCAGGCCGCTTGGCCCCTCACGGACATCTCCGGTCACTCGGCCGATGCGATCGTGTTTCTCAATGTGCTGGACCACCTGCCTGACCCCTTCACAGCCCTTCAAGCGGCCTGGCGTGTGCTTCGTCCCGGCGGGATTCTCTATCTTCGAGTGCCCAACGGTCCCTTTCACCTCCGCCTATTGACCGGGCGGTGGAGCCGGATGTTGTCGACGATGACGGTCTTTCACCTCTATGGCTTCGGCCGGCGCTCGCTCCAGCATTTCCTGACACGAGCCGGGTTTGAACGGATCGACATCCGCACGGCCCCCTTGAGCGAGGGCGACGCCTATGCCAATGGGGAAGCGGGAGGAATGGTCCGGACGTTGGCGAAACAGGCGTTGAAGGTCGGCTACGGCCTCTCGGCCTGTCTCGGCCTCGACCGGTTGCCCTGGGGGCCGTCGATCGAAGCCCTCGCATCGAAGCCGGAGCAGGCTCACGGCGACGTGGCACACGCCGGCAATCTGGTTGACGCAGGGGACGGCGCAGGCCGATGACGATCTTCACCACTCGCTGGAGAGAACGGCTCAAGTGGGGCGAGGCGACCGTCCTGCTCGCCCTATTGACCGCGCTGTTGGTGCTCGGCCTCAGCTATTTCGTCGGCACGTACTACCAGCATGAAGTGAAGGACTACCAGCCCTTCGATTCCGAGCGCGAGCTTCAGTTGCAACAGGCCAACCCGGAGAAACGGTAACCAGACCATGTGCGGCATCTGCGGCGTCATCGGTTCCGAACCGGCGGAGTGGCTGGACCGGATGCTTCCGGCCCTGAGGCATCGCGGGCCGGACGATGAAGGGCGCTATCTGTCGCCCGGCGTGGGCATCGGCGCGCGCCGCCTCCAGGTGATCGATCCGCAAGGAGGCCATCAGCCGATGTCCAACGAGACCGGAACGGTCCGGGTCGCGCTCAACGGGGAGATCTACAACTATCGCGAACTGCAGGACGAGCTGATGCGGAAAGGACACCGCTTTTCTTCCCATTGCGACACGGAAGTGCTGGCGCACCTCTACGAAGAGGAGGGAACCGCGGGCGTCAAACGGCTGCGGGGCATGTTTGCCTTCGCCCTCTGGGACAGCGAACGCGAGACGCTCCTGCTGGCCCGAGACCGGATGGGGATCAAGCCGCTCTACTATGCGACAGGAGAAGGGGAGGCCGGCGCCCGGTTCCATTTGGCCTTCTCATCCGAACTCCCGTCATTGGCCTGTGCGCTGGACAGATCGGAGCCGGAACCGGAGGCGCTGCTCGATTATCTGACCTGGCTCTATGTCCCGAGCCCGCGGACTCTGTACCGCGGAATTGAGCATTTGCTTCCCGGTTGCCTGTTGCAGTATCGGCTCGGCCGGATCGAGATTCTCCGGTACGCGGCACTCGACGAACCGGCCGGCAAACCGACCTGGTCCTCGATGGCTGAAGCCCGCGAGCAATTCATCGAGCTGTTTCGCGACACCGTGAAGGCCCATCTGATCAGCGACGTGCCGCTGGGACTGTTCTTGTCCGGAGGGCTGGACAGTTCGGCGATCCTCGCCATGATGCGCCAGGTGACCTCCGGCACGATTCGCACCTTTTCGATCGGGTACGCGGCCCCATCCGATCAGTCCTACAATGAGCTGGCGCGGGCGCGGGCGGTCGCCAACCATTTCGACAGCGCCCATACCGAAGCGATCCTCTCCCCGGACCACGCCACGTTGCTGCCATGCCTCGCCGCCGCCATGGGCGAGCCCTTTGCCGACTCCGCGGCCATCCCGACCTATCTCGTGTCCGAAGTCGCCAAACTGTCCGTGACCGTCGCCTTGTCCGGCATCGGGGGCGACGAACTGTTCGGCGGATATCCCCGATACCTGGGCATGAGAGCGCTCGGCCCCTATCTCGGCCTGCCTCGCCCGGTACGGTCCGCTTTGTCCTCGCTCGCGACGAGGCTCTTGCCGGAAGGCACGGACGGACGGGATCAAACGGGACGGCTCAAGCGATTTCTCCGCTTTGGAACGGGCGAGCCGGTCGAACAATATCTCTCCTGGACAACCTTCATCCCGCCGGAATGGGGGACGGAAGCGTTCGAGCCGGAGTTCCTGGCCCGGATCTCCGGACATGCCCCGTCGGCCCGGTCGCGCGTCCTCTTCCAGGACTGGCCTGGCGAGACCCTGGCCGACCGGGCAATGGGCCTCGATCTCCAAACCTATTTGCCGGACGATCTGCTCCGCATGGCGGATCGTCTGAGCATGGTCCATTCACTGGAGCTCCGGGTCCCGTTTTGCGACCATCGGCTGCTGGCGTTTGCCAAGAGCCTATCCACCGCAGCGCGTTTCGACGGGTGGCATCTGAAAGGATTCTTACGGGCGGCGCTTGAGCCCTGGCTTCCGGCCTTTGTGCTGGAAGGTCCGAAACAGGGCTTCCGCGTGCCGCTCGCCCGCTGGCTCCGGGAGGACCTCCGCGAGTTGTTGCAGGATCACCTGACGGCCGCGTCCGGCCTCTTCCGGCGGATTCTGCGTCCCGCCTACGTGCAATGGCTGATGGACGAGCACCTGAGCGGGCGGCGCAACTTCACGGATCAACTCTATGCGTTGCTGATGCTTGAGGTCTGGATGGCTCGGAGAATCGAGAACCATGACTATACTGTTGCTCGCTGACGTCTCGGCCGCGCTCGTGATCGGCGGAGCCGAACGCATGTTGCGCCAGCAGGCGCTCGGATTGGCCGCAAGGGGTCACCAGGTCCACCTTGTCACCAGGGCTCCGGAAGGCGATGCCCGCCCTTTCGTCAAGATCGGGCCGGTGCAGGAACACCGCTTTGCCGTCTCGAGATCCAATGAACTGTCCTTCATCCTCTCCTCCGTGCAACGGTCGGTCGAGTGTTTCGATCGGACTGCGCGTCTCGCCAGACCGGACCTCGTGATCGTCTATCAATCGACGGCAGGCATCGGACCCTTGTTGCGACGGGCGGACGTGCCGCAGGCCTGGATCTATATGTGTCTGTCGCTGGCCCATGAAGAGTTTGTCTCCCGGGCGCCGCAGGCGGACGGACCGGCGCAACAGTTCAGGCACAGGGCGAACCGCCACGCTCGCTTCCTGGTCGAGGATTACGTCATGAACCGCTGCGCGCAGGTCGTCGTCATGAGCGAGTTCATGAAAACGCGCGTAATGGGTACGCACCGGATTCCGCCGGACAGGATCGCCCTCATCCCCGGGGCGGCGGACCACGAGCAGTTTCAGCCGCCCGAGGACCGCGTGCAAGTCCGGCGTGAGCTGGACCTACCTCTGGACCGCACGATCCTGTTCACTCTCCGCAATCTCGTGCCCCGGATGGGACTGGAGCACCTCATCGATTCGGTCTCGCTGCTCGAAGAGGAGGGGAGGGACCTGCTTCTGCTCATCGGCGGGGAGGGACCGTTGCGCCAGGCTCTTCACGACCGGATCGTGCAGCGACATCTCGCCGATCGCGTGCGGCTCCTGGGGTTTGTGCCGGAAGCACAACTGTGCCGGTATTATCAATGCGCCGATCTCGTTGTCATGCCGACTCTGGAGTTGGAAGGCTTCGGCCTCGTCACGGTCGAGGCACTCGCAGCCGGCACTCCGGTTCTCGGCACTCCGGTGGGAGCCCTGCCGGAAGTTCTCAGGCGCATCGATCCGTCTTTGGTCACGGACGGGCCCCTTGCGCCGGATCTCGCCGATGGGTTGGGGCGATTGCTCCGCCGTTTCCGAGAACTCCCGGGCGAACAGGAACGTTTGGCGAGCAAAGGCCGGCGGCTCATCGAGCAGGAGTGGAACTGGCCGAGGCAGATCGACGCCCTCGCGTCGTTGCTCGCTGAGCATGGCGGAAGCGTCTGCGCGGCAGATCGTCGCGCGGCCTGATTCAGGCGAATCACGATGGCGCCCTATTCCGTCATCCATGTCATCACCAGGTTGGACCACGGCGGCTCCGCTGAAAACACGATGCTGACCATGCTGGGCCATGACCGAAGCCATTTTCGCCCGATGCTCGTGGTCGGCGATCCGGATCGCTGGTCCGCGCAAGGGGGATTGGAAGCCACGTGGCAACAGGGACATCGGCTTAATCAGGCCGGGGCACCCTGGATCATCATCAAGGACCTCGTCCGGCATCCGAGCCCGATCCGCGATCTGAAATCGCTCTGGGCGCTCCTTTGCTTATTTCGCCGCACGAAACCGGCCATTGTCCATACCCATACGTCCAAAGCCGGCGCGCTCGGCCGGATCGCGGCCTGGCTGGCTTCCGTGCCGGTGATCGTCCATACGCCCCATGGGCATGTGTTCTACGGACACTTCAGCCGGCCGGTCTCCTGGCTGTTCCTGCAGATCGAACGAATCCTCGCCCTTGTGACCACGCACTTCATTGCGCTGACCACGGCTGAACGCGACGACCATGTCGTTCGGATGGTTGGACGGGCAGAGGATTGGTCGGTCATTCCCAGCGGGATCGACCTCGCACGCTTCCGCTCGGTTGAACCCAGACCTGATCGACGGCCGGTCCTG
The DNA window shown above is from Nitrospira tepida and carries:
- a CDS encoding class I SAM-dependent methyltransferase, with the protein product MIRAVTCACRDSLAEMVRLPSGLQLVHCRACDLYARREAPAPRALELFYEQEYTRQFAAEQSGPRDNLQAHALRRIESRAARFRGVCDHRPGARRFLIDVGCGNGRLLELAQQAGWSVMGLDPSGDRNGKRRTGGIEIRQAAWPLTDISGHSADAIVFLNVLDHLPDPFTALQAAWRVLRPGGILYLRVPNGPFHLRLLTGRWSRMLSTMTVFHLYGFGRRSLQHFLTRAGFERIDIRTAPLSEGDAYANGEAGGMVRTLAKQALKVGYGLSACLGLDRLPWGPSIEALASKPEQAHGDVAHAGNLVDAGDGAGR
- the asnB gene encoding asparagine synthase (glutamine-hydrolyzing) gives rise to the protein MCGICGVIGSEPAEWLDRMLPALRHRGPDDEGRYLSPGVGIGARRLQVIDPQGGHQPMSNETGTVRVALNGEIYNYRELQDELMRKGHRFSSHCDTEVLAHLYEEEGTAGVKRLRGMFAFALWDSERETLLLARDRMGIKPLYYATGEGEAGARFHLAFSSELPSLACALDRSEPEPEALLDYLTWLYVPSPRTLYRGIEHLLPGCLLQYRLGRIEILRYAALDEPAGKPTWSSMAEAREQFIELFRDTVKAHLISDVPLGLFLSGGLDSSAILAMMRQVTSGTIRTFSIGYAAPSDQSYNELARARAVANHFDSAHTEAILSPDHATLLPCLAAAMGEPFADSAAIPTYLVSEVAKLSVTVALSGIGGDELFGGYPRYLGMRALGPYLGLPRPVRSALSSLATRLLPEGTDGRDQTGRLKRFLRFGTGEPVEQYLSWTTFIPPEWGTEAFEPEFLARISGHAPSARSRVLFQDWPGETLADRAMGLDLQTYLPDDLLRMADRLSMVHSLELRVPFCDHRLLAFAKSLSTAARFDGWHLKGFLRAALEPWLPAFVLEGPKQGFRVPLARWLREDLRELLQDHLTAASGLFRRILRPAYVQWLMDEHLSGRRNFTDQLYALLMLEVWMARRIENHDYTVAR
- a CDS encoding glycosyltransferase family 4 protein, with product MTILLLADVSAALVIGGAERMLRQQALGLAARGHQVHLVTRAPEGDARPFVKIGPVQEHRFAVSRSNELSFILSSVQRSVECFDRTARLARPDLVIVYQSTAGIGPLLRRADVPQAWIYMCLSLAHEEFVSRAPQADGPAQQFRHRANRHARFLVEDYVMNRCAQVVVMSEFMKTRVMGTHRIPPDRIALIPGAADHEQFQPPEDRVQVRRELDLPLDRTILFTLRNLVPRMGLEHLIDSVSLLEEEGRDLLLLIGGEGPLRQALHDRIVQRHLADRVRLLGFVPEAQLCRYYQCADLVVMPTLELEGFGLVTVEALAAGTPVLGTPVGALPEVLRRIDPSLVTDGPLAPDLADGLGRLLRRFRELPGEQERLASKGRRLIEQEWNWPRQIDALASLLAEHGGSVCAADRRAA
- a CDS encoding glycosyltransferase family 4 protein, producing the protein MAPYSVIHVITRLDHGGSAENTMLTMLGHDRSHFRPMLVVGDPDRWSAQGGLEATWQQGHRLNQAGAPWIIIKDLVRHPSPIRDLKSLWALLCLFRRTKPAIVHTHTSKAGALGRIAAWLASVPVIVHTPHGHVFYGHFSRPVSWLFLQIERILALVTTHFIALTTAERDDHVVRMVGRAEDWSVIPSGIDLARFRSVEPRPDRRPVLFHCPVDSILVGTVGWLTEVKGHRRLIEAFARLAPSRPSLFLVIIGTGELHDDLAALASRLDIGDRVRFLGHRHDIAECLAALDLFVFPSQNEGMGRALIEAMAAALPVVATNVGGIPGIIEQGRTGLLVPPGDSPALAAAMAELLDDPVRAQAMGQAARESIGAEFNAAGMVRAVESVYVSCLQPASWPRTATSP